CGTTGATCACGTTGACGTCATAGACCTGCTGGACCGCGTCACGGGTGCCGATCGTCTCGGCGAAGTGGTAACCCGTGTCGATGAACAGCACGTCGACCCCCGGCTTCACCCTGCTCACCAGGTCGATCAGCAGGGCGTCGCTCATCGAGGACGTCAGGCACAACCGGTCGCCGAACGTCGCGGCCGCCCAGCGGATGATCTCGCGGGCGGGGGCGTCCTCCAGGAACACGGCGGCGGACTCGACGATGGCCTGCAGGTCGAGCGTGCCGCGCTGTTCTCTTAACGTGATTTCGAGATCGACCAGCGTCATATCTTCACTCCGATTCCAAGAAACTTCAGCTTGAAGGCCCGGGCGCAGGACCTGCAGTACCAGCCGCCGTCGCCCTCGTAGGGCTCGAGGTCCTCGTCGCCGCAGTAGGGGCAGTGGAAGGGAACCGCTCGCTCGCTCATTTGAGATCCGCCTCGTCCGCTCGCTGGACCCAGTCGGCGAACGACTCGCCGTCCTTGCGCTGCTCGTCGAAGTGGGTCACGACGCGCTCCACGAAGTCGGGCAGGTCCTCGGCCGTCGTCTTCAGCCCGCGCACCTTGCGGCCGAAGCCCGGGTTGACGCCGAGGGAGCCGCCCAGGTGGATCTGGAAGCCCTCGACCTGCTCGCCCTTGTCGTCGACGACCAGCTGGCCCTTCAGCCCGATGTCGGCGACCTGGATGCGGGCGCACGAGTTGGGGCAGCCGTTGACGTTGATGGTGAGCGGCTCGGCGAAGGCCGGCAGCCGCTGCTCGAGCTCGTCGATCAGGTGGGCCGCCGTCGCCTTGGTCTCGACGATGGCGAGCTTGCAGTACTCGATGCCGGTGCAGGCCATCGTCTGGCGCCGGAAGGTGGAGGGGGTGACCTGCAGGTCGTTGGCCTCCAGCTCGGCCACCAGCGAGTCGACCTGATCGGGCGCGACGTCGAGGATGACCATCTTCTGCTCGACGGTGGTGCGCACCCTGGACGAGCCGTGGCGCTCGGCGAGGTCGGCGATCAGGTGCAGCTTGTCGCCGTCGACGCGGCCGACCTTGGGCGCGAAGCCGACGTAGAAGTTGCCGTCCTTCTGCGGGTGGACGCCGACGTGGTCGCGGCGGCTGTCGCGGGGCTGCTCCGGCGCCGGGCCGTCGGGCAGCTCCTCCTTCAGGTACTCCGTCTGGAGCACGTCGCGGAACTTCTCCACGCCCCAGTCGTTGACGAGGAACTTGATGCGGGCGCGGTGGCGCAGACGGCGGTAGCCGTAGTCGCGGAAGATGCCGATCACGCCGCCGTAGACGTCACCGACCTGGTCGGGACGGACGAACACGCCGATGCGCTTGCCGAACATCGGGTTGGTGGACAGGCCGCCGCCCACCCAAAGGTCGAAGCCCTTCTCCCCGTGCTCGTTGACGACCGCGACGAAGGCCACGTCGTTGATCTCGTGCACCGTGCAGTGGGCGGGGCAGCCCGAGATCGCCGACTTGAACTTGCGCGGCAGGTTGGAGTAGGCGGGGTCGCCGATGAAGCGGTCGTGCACCTCGCGGATCTGCTCCGTGGCGTCGAGCACCTCCTCGGAGTCGATGCCCGCCAGGGGGCAGCCCAGGATCACGCGAGGGGTGTCGCCACAGGCCTCGGTCGTCGACAGGCCCACGGCCTCGAGGCGCTCCCAGATGTCGGGCACGGCCTCGATCTCGATCCAGTGGTACTGGATGTTCTGCCGGTCGGTGAGGTCGGCGGTGCCCCTGCCGTACAGGTTGGAGATGTCGGCGAGCACCCGCAGCTGCTCCAGCGACAGCTGGCCGCCGTCGATGCGGACGCGGAGCATGAAGTAGCGGTCGTCGAGCTCCTCGGGCTCGAGGACGGCCGTCTTGCCGCCGTCGATGCCGGGCTTGCGCTGGGTGTACAGGCCGTACCACCGCATGCGTCCGCGCAGGTCGGCAGGGTCGATGGAGTCGAAGCCGCGCTTGGAGTACACGTCGATGATGCGCTGGCGGACGTTCAGCCCATCATCGTTCTTCTTGTTCTCCTCGTTCTTGTTGAGCGGCTCGCGGTAGCCGAGAGCCCACTGACCTTCGCCGCGCGGGCGCTTGTGATGCCGGCTGGCAGGGGTGGTCATAGCGCGTCCTTTGGGATCATGGGCGCGCGTTACCCTCCTCCTGCCTCTTCGTCGAGTGCAGGGGCTGAGCGTTGGGCTGGTGCGACGCGCGCGCCGTTACAGAAAACGGGAAGGAGTTAGCGGGCGTCGCTACAGATGGCACTGCGGACACGCTGAAGGTCGACGTGACGTCGCACGACGAGCATCGGGTCCGCTGGCATACCTCGAACCATACCTCGCTGGTCGGGTATGTCCAAGGCTGGGTCCACAGTCTGGACGATCTTCAGCCCTGGCGGGGCCAGTCGAGGTCCGATTCCTGGGGTCTCTCCTCGCTCTGGTGCTGGCAGTCGCACCACGAGCCGCCCTTGCACTCCTCGTGCCGCCGCTCCTTGCACTTCTCGCAGATCACCTCTTGATTATTCACCGTGGACTTCTTCGCAGAACTACTCGCCGACCTGCGCGCCGAGACCGCCGACCTGGAGGCGCTGCTGGAGGGCGCCGACTGGGAGCTGCCCACCCCCGCCGAGGGGTGGACCGTCCGCGACCAGGTCGGCCACCTGGCCTGGTTCGACGAGGCCGCCACCGGGGTGGTCACCGACCCCGGCTCGCTCCGCACGGACCTCTCCGTGGACGACCTCGTCGCGGAGGCGCGCGCGTTGCCGGCCGCCGAGGTGCACGCCTGGTTCCGTACGGCCCGCGCCCGCATGCTGGAGACCTTCGCCACGCTCGATCCCAGGACCAGGCTGCCGTGGTACGGCCCGCCGATGTCGGCCGCCTCCTTCGCCACCGCGCGGCTGATGGAGACGTGGGCGCACGGCCAGGACATCGCCGACGCGCTGGGCGTCACCCGGACCCCGACCCGCAGGCTCAGGCACGTGGCGACGCTGGGCGTGCGCGCCATGCCGTACGGGTTCGCGGTACGCGGCCTGCCCGCGCCCCGCGACCCCGTGCGGGTCGAGCTGACCATGCCGGACGGCACGCCGTGGACGGCCGGCCCCGAGGGGGCGGCGGACGTGGTGCGCGGCCCCATGCTCGGCTTCTGCCTGCTCGTCACCCAGCGTCGCCATCTCGACGACACCGGCCTCGTCGTGGAGGGCGCGACGGCCGCCCGCTGGATGGCGGTGGCGCAGGCGTTCGCGGGCCCGCCCGGGAAGGGCAGGGCTCCCTCAGGGAGGATTCAGGGCGATACCGGATGATCTCTTGGGACATGTCCTGACATGCTGTAACCATGCGGACAATCCTGAACGTCATCTGGCTGGTCCTGGCCGGGATCTGGCTCGCGATCGGCTACGTGATCGCCGGAATCATCTGCTGTGTCCTGATCGTCACGATCCCCTTCGGCATCGCCTCGTTCAGGATCGCCGCCTACGCGCTGTGGCCGTTCGGCAGGACCGTCGAGCGCGACCCCGACGCGGGGGCCATGTCGACCATCGGCAACGTCATCTGGCTGGTCTTCGCGGGCTGGTGGCTGGCGCTCGGGCACGTGATCACCGCGATCCCGCTGTTCCTCTCGATCATCGGCATCCCGCTCGGCGTGGCCAACATCAAGCTGATTCCGGTCTCCCTGCTGCCGCTCGGCGCGCGTATCGTCGATAGCTGACACGAGATCGGATTGTCACAGGTCATCGCGGGCAGTGACCGGTGACAACGAATACCTTGGTTGCCATGACGTCCACCGACGCACCGTCGCGCTCCAAACGGCGCGGCCCGCGGCTCAGCATGAGCCGCGCGAGGGAGCGGCTCAACTGGGTGAGCGACACCCGGTCGTGGGCCATCGTTCGCGCGTCCGTGGACGCGGGCGTCACCTACCGCGTCACCGGGCTGGCCGGAGAGGCCGCCTTCTTCGCGCTGCTGTCGCTGCCGCCGTTCGTCCTCGCGCTCATCGGCGTGCTGGCCAAGCTCGGCGTCTGGCTCGGGCCCACCATCGTCAACGAGGTGAAGACCTGGGTCGAGCAGCAGGCCGCCCTGCTGTTCACCCCCGAGGCCGTCGCCGGCGTGGTCACCCCGCTGATCGAGGACGTGCTGCGCGACGACGCGGGCAAGGTCTCGCTGATCTCGCTCGGCTTCCTGCTGTCGCTGTGGTCGGGCTCGCGGGCGCTCTACGTCTACGTGGATCTCATCTCCGTCGCCTACGGCCTGGGCGAGGAGCGCGGCATCATCCGCACCAGGCTGATGTCCTTCGGCCTCTACCTGATCGGCCTGGTGATCGGCATCATCGTCATGCCGGTGCTGGTCATCGGGCCGACCCTGCTGAAGGACGGGCTGCCGCCCGACTACGGCGTGCTCGTCGACGTCCTCTACTGGCCGATCGTGATCCTCGGCTCGGTCATGTTCCTGACCGTGCTCTACCACGTGAGCGTCCCCGTGCGCACCAGGTGGTACCGGGAACTGCCGGGGGCGATCCTGGCGCTGTTCCTGTGGATCATCTGCGCGGCGGTGCTGCGCGCGGTCCTGGCCGCCTGGATCTCGCCCGTCTCCATCTACGGCTCGCTGGCCACACCCATCGCCGTGCTGCTGTGGCTGTACATCACCGCGCTCGCCGTGCTCATCGGGGCGATACTGAACGCCGAGGTCGACCGGCTGTGGCCGGGGGAGGGGGCGACGAGGGCCAGCCGTACGGCCGGCTGACATCCGATATCGTCTAGGCGTCGCGACTGGCGCATTTGGGTGGGGCTACCACCGGGGAGCGAAGGGGGCGAAGGCCGAGCGCCTGGGTCTTCGCACATTGTCAATGATGACAGGGGAGTCATGAGTTCTCTCGCCAACGTCGACCCGCAGATCGCCGACCTCATCAAGGCCGAGGAGCGCCGTCAGGCCGACACCGTCAAGCTGATCGCATCCGAGAACTACGTCTCGAAGGCGGTGCTGGAGGCCACCGGCACCGTTCTGACGAACAAGTACTCCGAGGGCTACGCCGGCAAGCGCTACTACGAGGGCCAGCAGGTCATCGACCAGATCGAGACCGTGGCGATCGAGCGGGCCAAGGCCGTCTTCGGCGTCAACCACGCCAACGTCCAGCCCTACTCGGGCTCGCCCGCCAACCTGGCCATCTACATGGCCTTCCTGCAGCCGGGCGAGACCGTGATGGGCATGGGGCTGCCCTTCGGCGGCCACCTCACCCACGGCTGGTCGGTCAGCGCCACCGGCAAGTGGTTCAACCCCGTCCGTTACGGCGTGCGCCAGGACACCGGCCGCATCGACCTGGACGAGGTGCGGGAGATCGCGCTGCGCGAGCGGCCCAAGCTGATCTTCTGCGGCGGCACCGCGATCCCGCGCATCATCGACTTCGAGGGCTTCGCCTCGATCGCCCGCGAGGTCGGCGCGGTCCTCGCCGCCGACATCGCGCACATCGCGGGCCTGGTGGCCGGTGGCGCGCACCCCTCGCCCGTCGGCCACGCCGACGTCATCTCCACCACCACGCACAAGACGCTGCGCGGCCCGCGCGGCGCCATGCTGATGGCCACCTCCGACGAGCACGCCGCCGCGCTGAACAAGGCCGTCTTCCCCGGCCTGCAGGGCGGCCCGCACAACCACACCACCGCGGCCATCGCCGTCGCCCTGCACGAGGCGGCCCAGCCGTCCTTCCGCGACTACGCCGCGCAGGTCGTCGCCAACGCCAAGGCCCTGGCCGAGGAGCTGTCCTCGCGCGGCTTCGACCTGGTGTCGGGCGGCACGGACAACCACCTGATCCTGCTCGACCTCACGCCCAAGGGCATCGGCGGCAAGCCGGCCGCCCAGGCGCTCGACCGGGCGGGCCTCGAGACCAACTACAACACGGTGCCGTTCGACACCCGCAAGCCCTTCGATCCCTCCGGCATCCGCATCGGCACCCCCTCGGTGACCTCCCGCGGCATGAAGGAGGCCGAGATGCGGCAGATCGGCGCGTGGATGGACGAGGTCGTCACCGCGCTGGCCAAGGGCGACGCCGAGGACGTCATCACCCGCGTCCACCGCGAGGTCAGCGAGCTCACGGCGCAGTTCCCGGCCCCCGGGCTGTCCTGATCCCGGTCCTGTCTGCTCCGGGCGCACGCCTCACTGAGCGGATGTGGCCGGGCGCGCGACGGACCGCCTGAACCGCGACACCCGAACGCCCCGCCGCACAGGGGGAGTCCTTGTGCGGCGGGGCGTCGGCGTGCTGGGTCAGAGGTCGAACGTCAGCAACGTCCTGCCGTTCGTGGTCCGCACCTCGAACCGGTCGATCTGGGCGCGGGTGAACGGGCTGCCGCCGTGCATGTAGAGCGGCGAGGGCGAGCCGGCAACCCCGTAGCCCGACGGCGGCACCGACCAGCCGGTCATGACGCGCCGCTCGCCGGTCGCGGAGACGGCCAGGAGTTCGCACGCCAGCGGGCCCTTGACCCCGGCCAGCATGAGCGCGGCGTGCGTGCCCCAGCCCTTGTCCTCAAGCACCAGGCCGCCGCGCACGCCGCCGGCGCCCACGCCCGCGATCGGCTCGCCCATGGCGTAGAACTGCTCGGCGGGGCCCATGTCGTGCGCGGCGTGCACGACGGACGGGCTGTTCATCGCCGCGCCCACCGTCACCCCTGTCGCGACCAGCGTGACCGCGGCGGCGGCGCCGATGACCAGCGTGCCGCGCCTGGCCCGCCGGTCGCTCGCCCGCTTCCTCCTGAGGAGGTCGGCGATCTCGTGGGGTTCCGGTGGCTCCTCCACCACGGGGTCCACCCCGGTGAGCGCCCTGGCCACACCCGACAGGTCGGCGAGCTCCGCCGTACAGGCCGGACAGTCGGCAAGGTGCGACTCGAAGGCGCGCCGGTCGCTCTCCTCCAGCAGGCCGAGGGCGTAGGCGCCCACGTCGGTGTGCTCGACGCGCGGGGTCACGCCGTCACCCCTCTCTCCTCCAGCGCGACGCTCAGCGCGCGCAGGGCGTAGTAGACCCGCGACTTGACCGTGCCGACGGGGATGCCGAGGATCTCATCGCCCGATACCTGGGTCGCGGGTGCTTCTTCTGCAGGCAGTACGCGCCCCACTCGGCCGCGGGTTCAACGAGTGCGGGGTTTTCTCGCGATCTTCCCGGAACCGGGGTACAACCTACCGGGTTCCGCGATGATAAGGTGCCCGGAGGCAGACGGCCACGAGACAAGGGAGGTGAGGACTATGCGGGTCTTTCTGAGCTGCATGCTGTCCGAATTCCTCCGGGTGCCCGCCTGACCGATTCCGCGCGGGGCCCGGCTTCCGAAGGGTACCCGAAGCGTTGAACACGCACGATCTTTCTCTGCTCGGCTGGACCGACTCGCTGGCCGCCGAGCTCCCATCCGGCACCGTCCCTGGACGGGTGGCCCGCGTCGACCGCGGCGCCGCCGAGGTCATCGCCGCCGACGGGCAACACCAGGTGCGGTACGGCTCCCGCGTACGGCGGGCGTCGGCCGACGACCCCGTGGCCCTGCCCTGCGTCGGCGACTGGGTCGCGCTCAAGGCGCTGCCCGAGGGACGCTACGAACTCGACGCGGTGCTGCCCCGCCGTACCGCCTTCGTCAGAGGCGGCGTGAGCCGCGTCTCGCGCGGTGGGCTGTCGGGCGACGGCCAGGGGCAGGTGCTGGCCGCCAACGTCGACCTCGTCTTCGTCGCCGAGCCCTCCATGCACGCCGCCGACTTCGCCGACCTCGGCCGCATCGAGCGGCTGGTCGCGCTGGCGTGGGAGAGCGGCGGCACGCCCGTCGTGCTCATCACCAAGTCCGACCTGTTCGAGCGGGGGCTCGACGAGCTGCTGGCCGACGTCGAGGCCGCCGCTCCCGGGGTGGCGGTGCACGCCGTCTCCTCCGTGCTGGGGGAGGGGGTCTCGCTGGTGCGCGACTACCTGGCGGGCTCGCACACGGCCGTGGTGCTCGGGCCCTCGGGCGCGGGCAAGTCCACGCTGGTCAACGCGCTCGCGCAGGAGGGGGTCATGGACACCCAGGTGGTCCGCGCAGCCGACGGCAGGGGGCGGCACACCACCGTGCACAGGGAGCTCATCCCGCTGCCGGGCGGTGGGCTGATCATCGACACGCCCGGCATCAGGCGGGTCGGGCTGTACGAGATGACCGACGGCGTGGACCTGGTCTTCTCCGACATCGAGGCGCTGGCGAGCTCGTGCAGGTTCGCCGACTGCGGGCACGAGGGCGAGCCGGGCTGCGCCGTACGCGCGGCGATGGAGAGCGGCGAGCTGGCCGAGCGGCGGCTGGAGAGCTGGTTCAAGCTGCAGAGAGAAGCCGCCTGGATGGCGAGCAGGACCGACGCCAGGCTGCGCAAGGAGCAGCAGAACAAGTGGAAGATCATCCACAAGGAGATGCGCCGCTCCGGCCGCAACCGGCCGTAACCGGGCGGCCGGTGATATCCGCTGCTCGGGGAGGCTTTCCCCGAGCAGCGGGTATCACTGCCTTATGGGTCATCTCTTCACCGACAGGGCCGAGGCGGGCGCCCTGCTGGCCGAGCGCCTGCC
This window of the Nonomuraea africana genome carries:
- a CDS encoding YihY/virulence factor BrkB family protein, with the protein product MTSTDAPSRSKRRGPRLSMSRARERLNWVSDTRSWAIVRASVDAGVTYRVTGLAGEAAFFALLSLPPFVLALIGVLAKLGVWLGPTIVNEVKTWVEQQAALLFTPEAVAGVVTPLIEDVLRDDAGKVSLISLGFLLSLWSGSRALYVYVDLISVAYGLGEERGIIRTRLMSFGLYLIGLVIGIIVMPVLVIGPTLLKDGLPPDYGVLVDVLYWPIVILGSVMFLTVLYHVSVPVRTRWYRELPGAILALFLWIICAAVLRAVLAAWISPVSIYGSLATPIAVLLWLYITALAVLIGAILNAEVDRLWPGEGATRASRTAG
- the glyA gene encoding serine hydroxymethyltransferase, with translation MSSLANVDPQIADLIKAEERRQADTVKLIASENYVSKAVLEATGTVLTNKYSEGYAGKRYYEGQQVIDQIETVAIERAKAVFGVNHANVQPYSGSPANLAIYMAFLQPGETVMGMGLPFGGHLTHGWSVSATGKWFNPVRYGVRQDTGRIDLDEVREIALRERPKLIFCGGTAIPRIIDFEGFASIAREVGAVLAADIAHIAGLVAGGAHPSPVGHADVISTTTHKTLRGPRGAMLMATSDEHAAALNKAVFPGLQGGPHNHTTAAIAVALHEAAQPSFRDYAAQVVANAKALAEELSSRGFDLVSGGTDNHLILLDLTPKGIGGKPAAQALDRAGLETNYNTVPFDTRKPFDPSGIRIGTPSVTSRGMKEAEMRQIGAWMDEVVTALAKGDAEDVITRVHREVSELTAQFPAPGLS
- a CDS encoding anti-sigma factor family protein — its product is MTPRVEHTDVGAYALGLLEESDRRAFESHLADCPACTAELADLSGVARALTGVDPVVEEPPEPHEIADLLRRKRASDRRARRGTLVIGAAAAVTLVATGVTVGAAMNSPSVVHAAHDMGPAEQFYAMGEPIAGVGAGGVRGGLVLEDKGWGTHAALMLAGVKGPLACELLAVSATGERRVMTGWSVPPSGYGVAGSPSPLYMHGGSPFTRAQIDRFEVRTTNGRTLLTFDL
- a CDS encoding nitrite/sulfite reductase is translated as MTTPASRHHKRPRGEGQWALGYREPLNKNEENKKNDDGLNVRQRIIDVYSKRGFDSIDPADLRGRMRWYGLYTQRKPGIDGGKTAVLEPEELDDRYFMLRVRIDGGQLSLEQLRVLADISNLYGRGTADLTDRQNIQYHWIEIEAVPDIWERLEAVGLSTTEACGDTPRVILGCPLAGIDSEEVLDATEQIREVHDRFIGDPAYSNLPRKFKSAISGCPAHCTVHEINDVAFVAVVNEHGEKGFDLWVGGGLSTNPMFGKRIGVFVRPDQVGDVYGGVIGIFRDYGYRRLRHRARIKFLVNDWGVEKFRDVLQTEYLKEELPDGPAPEQPRDSRRDHVGVHPQKDGNFYVGFAPKVGRVDGDKLHLIADLAERHGSSRVRTTVEQKMVILDVAPDQVDSLVAELEANDLQVTPSTFRRQTMACTGIEYCKLAIVETKATAAHLIDELEQRLPAFAEPLTINVNGCPNSCARIQVADIGLKGQLVVDDKGEQVEGFQIHLGGSLGVNPGFGRKVRGLKTTAEDLPDFVERVVTHFDEQRKDGESFADWVQRADEADLK
- a CDS encoding putative leader peptide, with translation MVRGMPADPMLVVRRHVDLQRVRSAICSDAR
- a CDS encoding YccF domain-containing protein → MRTILNVIWLVLAGIWLAIGYVIAGIICCVLIVTIPFGIASFRIAAYALWPFGRTVERDPDAGAMSTIGNVIWLVFAGWWLALGHVITAIPLFLSIIGIPLGVANIKLIPVSLLPLGARIVDS
- the rsgA gene encoding ribosome small subunit-dependent GTPase A — encoded protein: MNTHDLSLLGWTDSLAAELPSGTVPGRVARVDRGAAEVIAADGQHQVRYGSRVRRASADDPVALPCVGDWVALKALPEGRYELDAVLPRRTAFVRGGVSRVSRGGLSGDGQGQVLAANVDLVFVAEPSMHAADFADLGRIERLVALAWESGGTPVVLITKSDLFERGLDELLADVEAAAPGVAVHAVSSVLGEGVSLVRDYLAGSHTAVVLGPSGAGKSTLVNALAQEGVMDTQVVRAADGRGRHTTVHRELIPLPGGGLIIDTPGIRRVGLYEMTDGVDLVFSDIEALASSCRFADCGHEGEPGCAVRAAMESGELAERRLESWFKLQREAAWMASRTDARLRKEQQNKWKIIHKEMRRSGRNRP
- a CDS encoding TIGR03084 family metal-binding protein; the protein is MDFFAELLADLRAETADLEALLEGADWELPTPAEGWTVRDQVGHLAWFDEAATGVVTDPGSLRTDLSVDDLVAEARALPAAEVHAWFRTARARMLETFATLDPRTRLPWYGPPMSAASFATARLMETWAHGQDIADALGVTRTPTRRLRHVATLGVRAMPYGFAVRGLPAPRDPVRVELTMPDGTPWTAGPEGAADVVRGPMLGFCLLVTQRRHLDDTGLVVEGATAARWMAVAQAFAGPPGKGRAPSGRIQGDTG